In a genomic window of Mycolicibacterium neoaurum VKM Ac-1815D:
- a CDS encoding acyl-CoA dehydrogenase family protein yields MDLTFDEDSEAFRHEVREFLDANRDSFPTKSYDTREGFDQHRTWDKVLFDAGLSVIAWPQKYGGRDASLLQWVVFEEEYFRAGAPGRASANGTSMLAPTLFAHGTEEQLDRVLPKMASGEEIWAQAWSEPESGSDLASLRSTATRTEGGWLLNGQKIWSSRAVFGERAFGLFRSDPQAQRHKGLTYFMFDLHAQGVTVRPIAQLGGDTGFGEIFLDDVFVPDEDVIGEANDGWRAAMSTSSNERGMSLRSPARFLAPAERLVKQWKANPDPVFTDRVADAWIKAQAYRLHTFGTVTRLAGGGELGAESSVTKVFWSDLDVALHQTALDLQGADAEIVDQTTEGLLFALGGPIYAGTNEIQRNIIAERLLGLPREISGGKPKS; encoded by the coding sequence ATGGATCTGACATTCGACGAGGACAGCGAGGCGTTCCGCCACGAGGTCCGCGAATTCCTCGACGCCAACCGGGATTCGTTCCCCACCAAGTCGTATGACACCCGTGAGGGATTCGACCAGCATCGGACCTGGGACAAGGTGCTCTTCGACGCCGGGTTGTCGGTGATCGCCTGGCCGCAGAAGTACGGCGGCCGGGACGCCAGCCTGCTGCAGTGGGTGGTCTTCGAGGAGGAGTACTTCCGCGCCGGCGCCCCCGGCAGGGCCAGCGCCAACGGCACGTCGATGCTGGCGCCTACGCTGTTCGCGCACGGCACCGAAGAACAGCTGGACCGGGTGCTGCCCAAAATGGCCAGCGGTGAGGAGATCTGGGCGCAGGCGTGGTCCGAGCCCGAGTCGGGCAGTGACCTGGCATCGCTGCGTTCCACCGCCACCCGCACCGAGGGCGGCTGGCTGCTCAACGGTCAGAAGATATGGAGTTCGCGCGCCGTGTTTGGCGAGCGGGCCTTCGGCCTCTTCCGGTCCGACCCGCAGGCACAGCGACACAAGGGCCTGACCTACTTCATGTTCGACCTGCACGCCCAGGGTGTCACGGTGCGGCCGATCGCCCAGCTCGGCGGCGACACCGGTTTCGGTGAGATCTTCCTCGACGATGTGTTCGTTCCCGACGAGGATGTCATCGGCGAGGCCAATGACGGCTGGCGCGCGGCGATGAGCACGTCGAGCAACGAGCGCGGTATGTCCCTGCGCAGTCCGGCGCGGTTCCTCGCGCCGGCGGAACGACTTGTGAAGCAGTGGAAGGCCAACCCGGATCCGGTGTTCACCGATCGCGTTGCCGATGCCTGGATCAAGGCCCAGGCATATCGCCTGCACACCTTCGGCACCGTCACCCGGCTGGCAGGCGGTGGTGAACTCGGCGCGGAATCCTCGGTGACGAAGGTGTTCTGGTCGGATCTGGATGTCGCACTGCACCAGACCGCACTGGATCTGCAGGGCGCCGACGCCGAGATCGTCGACCAGACGACCGAGGGTCTGCTGTTCGCGCTCGGCGGGCCGATCTACGCCGGCACCAACGAGATCCAGCGCAACATCATCGCCGAGCGCCTGCTGGGCCTGCCACGTGAGATTTCTGGGGGGAAGCCCAAGTCATGA
- a CDS encoding acyl-CoA dehydrogenase has protein sequence MNFEIDDQQRDFASSIDAALGAADVPAAIRAWADGDSAPARKVWAQLTDLGVTALSVAEKFDGIEAQPIDLVVALERLGYWAVPGPVTESIAVAPILLADDERSAALAAGELIATVALPPQVPYAVNADFAGLTLLAGDGRVAEATPGAAHDSVDPTRRLFEVDASGDGQSADTARAYEFGVLATAAQLVGAGQAMLDLSVSYAKQRTQFGRVIGSYQAIKHKLADVHIAVEMARPLVHGAALALADGSPDTARDVSAAKVAAADAALLAARSSLQTHGAIGFTQEHDLSLLLLRVQALRSAWGDPALHRRRLLEVLS, from the coding sequence ATGAACTTCGAGATAGACGACCAGCAGCGCGATTTCGCGTCGAGCATCGATGCCGCACTCGGCGCGGCCGACGTACCGGCCGCAATCCGGGCCTGGGCCGACGGCGATTCCGCCCCCGCCCGCAAGGTGTGGGCACAGCTCACCGACCTCGGCGTGACCGCCCTGTCGGTCGCCGAGAAGTTCGACGGGATCGAGGCGCAACCGATCGATCTGGTGGTGGCACTGGAACGGCTGGGTTACTGGGCCGTGCCGGGTCCGGTCACCGAATCGATTGCCGTGGCGCCCATCCTGCTCGCCGACGACGAACGATCCGCGGCGCTGGCTGCCGGGGAGCTGATTGCCACCGTCGCACTGCCGCCGCAGGTGCCCTACGCCGTCAACGCGGACTTCGCGGGGCTGACGCTGTTGGCCGGTGATGGTCGGGTAGCGGAGGCGACACCGGGCGCAGCGCACGATTCGGTCGATCCCACGCGGCGGCTCTTCGAGGTGGACGCATCCGGGGACGGACAGTCCGCCGATACCGCACGCGCCTACGAGTTCGGTGTGTTGGCCACGGCCGCCCAGCTGGTCGGTGCCGGACAGGCGATGCTGGACCTGTCGGTGTCCTATGCCAAGCAGCGCACCCAGTTCGGCCGGGTGATCGGCTCCTACCAGGCGATCAAGCACAAGCTCGCCGATGTCCACATCGCTGTCGAGATGGCTCGCCCGCTGGTCCATGGGGCGGCGTTGGCGCTTGCCGACGGGTCACCGGACACTGCCCGCGATGTGAGCGCGGCCAAGGTGGCCGCCGCCGATGCCGCGCTGCTGGCGGCGCGTTCGTCACTGCAGACCCACGGCGCCATCGGATTCACCCAGGAACACGACCTGTCGCTGCTGCTCCTCCGAGTGCAGGCGCTGCGCTCGGCATGGGGTGACCCGGCCCTGCACCGTCGCCGCCTGTTGGAGGTCCTTTCGTGA
- the ipdE2 gene encoding acyl-CoA dehydrogenase IpdE2 — translation MSEERELLRSTVAALVDKHATPEAVRTAMESDRGYDESLWKLLCEQVGAAALVIPEDLGGAGGELADAAVVLEELGKALVPTPLLGTTLAELALLHAGDHELLEGLAEGASIGTVVFDPEYVVNGDIADIVIAADGTELTRWTDVTAKPHATMDLTRRLSSVTAGETAALGADPGLADTAALLLAAEQIGAAARALDLTVAYTKDRVQFGRPIGSFQALKHRMADLYVTVQSARAVIYDAIADPSPASASLARVFASEALTDVAAEAVQLHGGIAITWEHDIQLYFKRAHASAQLLGPPREHLRRLEAQVF, via the coding sequence GTGAGTGAAGAACGCGAACTGCTGCGCTCCACCGTTGCGGCACTGGTCGACAAGCACGCCACCCCCGAAGCGGTCCGTACCGCGATGGAGTCCGACCGCGGCTACGACGAGTCGCTGTGGAAGCTGTTGTGCGAGCAGGTCGGTGCCGCAGCACTGGTCATCCCCGAGGATCTCGGTGGGGCCGGCGGTGAGCTCGCCGATGCCGCCGTCGTCCTGGAGGAGCTCGGTAAGGCGCTGGTACCCACGCCGCTGCTGGGTACCACGCTGGCCGAGCTGGCCCTGCTGCATGCCGGGGACCACGAGTTGTTGGAAGGGTTGGCCGAGGGCGCCTCGATCGGCACGGTGGTCTTCGATCCCGAGTATGTCGTCAACGGTGACATCGCCGATATCGTTATCGCCGCCGACGGGACCGAGCTGACCAGGTGGACGGATGTCACCGCGAAGCCGCACGCGACGATGGACCTGACCCGACGGCTGTCGTCGGTGACCGCCGGCGAGACCGCCGCGCTGGGAGCCGATCCCGGCCTCGCCGACACCGCTGCCCTGTTGCTGGCCGCAGAACAGATCGGTGCCGCCGCCCGAGCGCTCGACCTCACGGTGGCCTATACCAAGGACCGGGTGCAATTCGGCAGGCCGATCGGCAGCTTCCAGGCGCTCAAACACCGCATGGCCGATCTCTACGTCACGGTGCAATCGGCACGGGCGGTCATCTACGACGCCATCGCCGATCCGTCCCCGGCGTCGGCCTCACTGGCACGGGTGTTCGCCAGCGAAGCGCTGACCGACGTGGCCGCCGAAGCGGTGCAGCTACACGGTGGCATCGCCATCACCTGGGAGCACGACATCCAGCTGTACTTCAAGCGGGCGCATGCCAGTGCTCAGCTGCTCGGGCCTCCCCGTGAGCACCTGCGTCGTCTGGAAGCTCAAGTTTTCTAG
- a CDS encoding isochorismatase family protein encodes MTTLHDRPHSALVVVDVQEQVVADAVRRDEVVAAIGRLVDRARAEKVPVVWVRHSDDELLLGSAGWCIVDELVPGQTEPVIEKKHGDSFEATDLEDVLAGLRVGRLVVAGACSDQCVRSTIHGAFVRGYDVTLVGDAHTTVDLTQWGAPPPEMVVAHTNLYWAHQSAPGRTAAVVDADDVELA; translated from the coding sequence ATGACCACGCTGCACGACCGGCCGCACAGCGCACTCGTCGTCGTCGACGTCCAGGAACAGGTCGTTGCCGACGCGGTACGTCGTGACGAGGTCGTCGCCGCCATCGGCAGGCTGGTCGACCGGGCGCGGGCCGAGAAGGTGCCGGTGGTCTGGGTGCGGCATTCCGATGACGAACTGTTGCTCGGCAGCGCCGGCTGGTGCATCGTCGACGAACTGGTGCCCGGCCAGACGGAACCGGTCATCGAGAAGAAGCACGGTGACTCGTTCGAGGCGACCGACCTCGAGGATGTGCTGGCCGGCCTGCGAGTCGGCAGGTTGGTGGTGGCCGGCGCCTGCAGCGATCAGTGCGTCCGATCAACCATCCACGGCGCCTTCGTCCGCGGCTATGACGTCACGCTGGTCGGGGACGCGCACACCACCGTCGATCTCACGCAGTGGGGTGCACCGCCGCCGGAAATGGTTGTCGCACACACCAACCTGTACTGGGCGCACCAGAGCGCGCCGGGACGCACGGCCGCGGTCGTCGATGCCGATGACGTGGAACTGGCCTAG